The Enterococcus sp. 7F3_DIV0205 genome has a window encoding:
- a CDS encoding carbohydrate ABC transporter permease, which yields MKKNGAISKWLAYIFLSVLCVIWIVPIIFGLMTSFRSQSEVVSSGFRLLPVDWIVDNYIAILENTSTAPILQWLVNSLFIAVSHTILVVMVVSLTAYGYSRLRFKYRDQLFFLLLGISMFPGVVNLIPSYKIIETFGWVNSPLAMIIPGLAGMGNIFLVRQFMKGIPKEFDESARVDGAGEFTIYSRIILPMIKPVLIVTGLFSFTGSWNDFLWPVIVYSDVEKMPITAGLLLLQDIYGNYRMIGQLMGSAFLAIIPTMLLFLFAQKYFVQSMNLNAGVKG from the coding sequence ATGAAAAAAAATGGAGCAATTAGCAAATGGCTTGCCTATATATTTTTAAGCGTTCTTTGTGTGATCTGGATCGTACCGATCATTTTTGGGTTGATGACGTCGTTTCGTTCTCAAAGCGAGGTAGTTTCTTCTGGTTTTCGTTTATTGCCAGTGGATTGGATCGTTGATAACTACATAGCGATTTTAGAAAATACATCCACCGCACCGATTCTACAATGGTTAGTCAATTCACTTTTTATTGCTGTCAGCCATACGATTTTAGTGGTGATGGTTGTCTCCTTGACTGCTTACGGATATTCTAGGCTGCGATTTAAATATCGAGATCAGCTATTCTTTTTGCTACTAGGAATCTCAATGTTTCCAGGGGTTGTGAATCTGATTCCTTCTTATAAAATCATCGAGACGTTTGGTTGGGTCAATTCGCCTTTAGCGATGATTATTCCTGGTCTTGCTGGAATGGGAAATATTTTTTTAGTTCGACAATTCATGAAAGGGATTCCAAAAGAATTTGATGAGTCTGCACGGGTTGATGGAGCAGGTGAATTTACGATTTATTCTCGTATCATTTTGCCGATGATCAAACCTGTATTGATTGTGACAGGGCTCTTTTCTTTCACGGGTTCTTGGAATGATTTTTTATGGCCGGTAATTGTTTATAGTGATGTTGAAAAAATGCCGATTACCGCAGGATTACTGCTATTACAGGATATTTATGGGAATTATCGCATGATCGGGCAATTGATGGGTTCAGCATTTTTAGCGATTATTCCGACGATGCTCCTGTTTTTATTTGCTCAAAAGTATTTTGTACAGTCTATGAATTTAAATGCAGGTGTGAAGGGCTAG
- a CDS encoding carbohydrate ABC transporter permease, which produces MKKKANLKPILYIGPHLLLFIVFICLPTVYGIYASFTKWNLIGEPQWVGLDNYKTLLFDRSSTFHFQFTNGLKNTLLYVVLMVPLLIVIPLLISVALENKKIRFKSVFQGILYIPGLVSISAAALIWSLMFHSKLGIANNLFGLNISWASQQPFAWFLVIIVSLWGGIGGNMIIYRAAIAGISPDLYESAEIDGASSFRKFLNITLPSIKFPLIYTLVMTTAGCFNVFAQPLMMTKGGPKQSTHVLMMYIRTLAFGHGESIAGMASAMAVLLGLIILVISGFQYYVMNKNTD; this is translated from the coding sequence ATGAAGAAAAAGGCAAATCTAAAGCCAATCTTATATATAGGGCCACATTTGTTATTGTTTATTGTTTTTATTTGTCTGCCAACAGTTTACGGTATTTATGCGTCATTTACAAAATGGAATTTGATTGGAGAACCGCAGTGGGTTGGGTTAGATAACTACAAAACACTTCTATTCGATCGTTCATCGACCTTCCATTTTCAATTTACAAATGGACTGAAAAATACGTTGCTGTATGTTGTTTTGATGGTCCCCTTGTTAATCGTCATTCCTTTACTGATTTCTGTAGCTTTAGAAAATAAAAAAATTCGTTTTAAAAGCGTGTTTCAAGGGATTCTGTATATCCCTGGACTTGTTTCGATTTCAGCAGCAGCGTTGATTTGGTCGTTGATGTTTCATTCTAAGTTGGGAATTGCGAATAATTTATTTGGTTTGAATATTTCGTGGGCGTCTCAGCAACCTTTTGCGTGGTTTTTGGTTATTATTGTTAGTTTATGGGGCGGGATTGGGGGAAATATGATTATTTATCGAGCGGCAATTGCCGGGATTTCTCCAGATTTGTATGAATCTGCTGAGATCGATGGTGCTAGTTCTTTTCGAAAATTTTTGAATATTACCTTGCCTTCGATAAAATTTCCGTTGATTTATACGTTAGTGATGACGACAGCTGGCTGTTTTAATGTATTTGCGCAACCGTTGATGATGACAAAAGGCGGTCCGAAACAAAGCACGCATGTCTTGATGATGTATATTCGAACGCTTGCATTTGGACATGGGGAATCGATTGCTGGTATGGCTTCTGCGATGGCTGTACTTTTAGGACTGATTATTTTAGTTATTTCTGGTTTCCAATATTATGTCATGAACAAAAATACGGATTAG
- a CDS encoding extracellular solute-binding protein, producing the protein MNLKKWIRLSIITLSASLLLSGCGKKEDPNTIVFWNPLTGDDGAYMDNMVKAYNKTEPEFPVKSVVTSDMYTKIYTVLNSKKDVPDLTLIHADRVPGFVKADMLEPMTKVLKDKKEIKESNYLPQAWSAGEVENVQYTVPLDIHSSAMYYNKDLLKKYGVEHFLDDDVVTFDEMMSLKGKLDEGDYLVNNALLSWVILAEVINLNGDIQKDGQPAVNTPEMKQALESIKKIVEAGLMTPNGEDGYLMFQSGNVLFSTDGTWTSTAHDEVDGLNYGVTNIYAYSPDKFTNRASSHMFSMLKNEARTDEKEKGIAEFLEYVRENSIEWAKAGQIVASKEVVESPEFKDYKQSYFTSNEKELDSLHIFTYEYYPYIQEALDTYGLDIIYGDTSIEEGLATMQKFVEDKIAEGDNGG; encoded by the coding sequence ATGAATTTAAAAAAATGGATTCGTTTAAGCATTATCACGTTATCAGCTAGCTTATTGCTATCTGGTTGCGGAAAAAAAGAAGACCCGAATACAATCGTTTTTTGGAACCCTTTAACAGGGGACGACGGGGCTTATATGGATAATATGGTCAAAGCTTATAATAAAACAGAGCCAGAATTTCCTGTGAAGTCAGTGGTCACATCGGATATGTACACAAAAATTTATACCGTATTGAATTCAAAAAAAGATGTTCCAGATTTAACATTGATTCATGCAGATCGTGTACCTGGTTTTGTTAAAGCGGATATGTTAGAGCCAATGACTAAAGTCCTAAAAGACAAAAAGGAAATCAAAGAGTCTAACTACCTACCTCAAGCTTGGTCTGCTGGAGAAGTAGAAAATGTTCAATACACTGTGCCTTTAGATATCCACTCGAGTGCGATGTATTATAACAAAGATCTATTAAAAAAATATGGTGTCGAACATTTTTTAGATGACGATGTCGTAACCTTTGATGAAATGATGTCCTTAAAAGGCAAGCTAGACGAAGGGGATTATCTAGTAAATAATGCCTTGCTTTCTTGGGTAATTTTAGCCGAAGTGATTAATTTAAATGGTGATATTCAAAAAGATGGCCAACCAGCAGTGAATACTCCTGAAATGAAACAAGCACTTGAATCAATCAAAAAAATTGTAGAAGCTGGACTTATGACACCGAACGGAGAAGATGGATACTTAATGTTTCAATCAGGGAATGTATTGTTTTCAACTGATGGGACTTGGACATCGACGGCCCATGATGAAGTGGATGGTTTAAATTATGGTGTAACCAATATCTATGCCTATTCACCTGACAAATTTACAAATCGGGCATCCTCTCATATGTTTTCTATGCTTAAAAATGAAGCGAGAACAGATGAAAAAGAAAAAGGCATCGCAGAATTTTTAGAATATGTTCGTGAGAATTCGATTGAATGGGCTAAAGCGGGACAAATCGTAGCGAGTAAAGAAGTAGTTGAGAGCCCGGAGTTTAAGGATTATAAACAATCTTACTTTACTTCAAATGAAAAAGAATTAGATTCGCTGCATATTTTCACGTATGAGTATTATCCTTATATCCAAGAGGCGCTTGATACGTATGGGTTGGATATTATTTATGGCGATACTAGTATTGAAGAAGGCTTGGCGACTATGCAGAAATTTGTAGAAGATAAAATCGCAGAAGGAGACAACGGCGGATAA
- a CDS encoding alpha-N-arabinofuranosidase: MESKLIISKRFEISEIDPRIYGSFIEHMGRAVYEGIYQPGHPSANEQGFRQDVIELVKELNIPLIRYPGGNFLSGYNWEDGVGPKEQRPKRLDLAWRSLETNEVGMHEFANWIELIDSQINMAVNLGTRGIDEARNLVEYCNFEGGTYWSEQRKQHGQEKPFGIKTWCLGNEMDGPWQIGHKTADEYGRLAEEAGKAMKLVDDSIELVLCGSSSSHMPTFGDWELTVLDHAYDQIDYLSLHQYYGNPDDDLENYLARSLDMEEFIQGVVAICDSVKAKKHSKKQINLSFDEWNIWYHSNEHDEQVKPWQVAPPLLEDHYNFEDALLLGCLLITLLKHSDRVKIACLAQLVNVIAPIMTEAEGKAWRQTIFYPFMHVSNYGRGTVLTPIIDAPTYKTKDFDAVPYLETIAVLNKEKNEVIIFAVNRGKETMNFSVETTDFAIKKIIEFTEMTDFDIKETNTADKERVKPKYSDRYEVTDGGLSIELAPLSWNMIRCEL; this comes from the coding sequence ATGGAAAGCAAATTAATAATTTCGAAGAGATTTGAGATTTCTGAAATTGATCCACGTATCTATGGTTCTTTTATTGAACATATGGGAAGGGCAGTTTATGAAGGAATCTATCAGCCCGGACATCCAAGTGCAAATGAACAGGGATTTCGTCAGGATGTCATCGAATTAGTGAAAGAGTTGAATATTCCTTTGATTCGTTATCCAGGAGGAAACTTTCTTTCTGGTTATAACTGGGAAGATGGTGTTGGACCGAAAGAACAGCGGCCTAAAAGACTAGATTTAGCTTGGCGTTCTTTAGAAACAAATGAAGTAGGGATGCATGAATTTGCTAACTGGATTGAATTAATTGATTCCCAAATCAATATGGCTGTTAATCTGGGAACAAGAGGGATCGATGAGGCAAGAAATCTTGTAGAATATTGTAATTTTGAAGGCGGTACCTATTGGAGTGAACAGCGTAAACAACATGGACAAGAGAAACCTTTTGGAATCAAGACGTGGTGCTTAGGTAATGAAATGGATGGACCATGGCAAATTGGGCACAAAACAGCTGATGAGTATGGACGTTTGGCTGAAGAAGCTGGAAAAGCAATGAAATTGGTAGACGACTCGATAGAGCTTGTTTTGTGTGGCAGTTCCAGTAGTCACATGCCGACTTTTGGTGACTGGGAATTAACTGTTCTGGATCATGCATATGACCAAATCGACTACTTGTCACTCCACCAATATTACGGTAATCCAGATGATGATTTGGAAAATTATCTTGCTCGTTCACTGGATATGGAGGAATTTATTCAAGGTGTTGTTGCCATATGTGATTCAGTAAAAGCGAAAAAGCATAGCAAAAAGCAAATTAATCTATCGTTTGACGAGTGGAACATTTGGTATCACTCGAATGAGCACGATGAACAAGTAAAACCTTGGCAAGTAGCGCCGCCCTTATTAGAAGATCATTATAATTTTGAAGATGCGTTATTATTAGGTTGTTTACTTATTACATTGTTAAAGCATTCTGATCGAGTAAAAATTGCCTGTCTTGCTCAATTAGTCAATGTTATTGCACCAATCATGACAGAAGCTGAAGGAAAAGCATGGCGACAAACCATTTTTTATCCATTTATGCATGTATCGAATTATGGACGCGGAACTGTTTTGACTCCAATTATTGATGCACCAACATATAAAACGAAAGACTTTGATGCTGTACCATATTTAGAAACGATTGCAGTTTTAAATAAAGAAAAAAATGAAGTCATTATCTTTGCTGTAAACAGAGGCAAAGAAACGATGAATTTCTCCGTTGAAACAACAGATTTTGCGATTAAGAAAATCATTGAGTTTACAGAGATGACAGATTTTGACATCAAAGAAACCAATACAGCTGACAAAGAACGGGTCAAACCAAAATACTCTGACCGTTATGAAGTAACCGATGGAGGTCTATCGATCGAACTTGCGCCACTTTCATGGAATATGATTCGTTGTGAATTATAA
- a CDS encoding ArsR/SmtB family transcription factor has translation MQLEISEEALPVYEALASSVRIRIIKLLAKQKMNIKEIAHELGLSSAIVTMHIKKLEDANIIKTEKIGQQKISSLRVDNIEIHFPEKIFNAFDTLETTIPVGHYTNYSVEPTCGLATGTHFIGKVDEPKYFMDPSRMEAQILWFTKGYLEYQTPNFLTSDQKLEMIELSMEISSEFPFSNDNWPSDITFSLNGIELGTWTSPGDFADIRGKYTPDWYPDNLNQYGLLKTIRIMNHGTYMEGEPLSAVKLSDIDERTDTWQLRIEVKNDAENIGGCTLFGKDFGNYNQDIKVKMYYS, from the coding sequence ATGCAACTGGAGATTTCTGAAGAAGCATTACCCGTTTATGAAGCACTGGCTAGTTCTGTCCGTATCAGGATCATCAAACTACTCGCCAAACAAAAAATGAATATCAAAGAAATTGCACACGAGCTCGGATTAAGTAGTGCAATCGTCACTATGCATATAAAAAAACTAGAAGATGCGAATATCATCAAAACTGAAAAAATAGGCCAACAAAAGATTTCAAGCCTACGCGTCGATAATATTGAAATTCACTTTCCTGAAAAAATCTTTAATGCGTTTGATACATTAGAAACAACGATTCCTGTTGGTCATTATACGAATTACTCGGTTGAACCAACTTGTGGGCTAGCAACGGGGACTCATTTTATTGGAAAAGTGGACGAACCTAAATATTTTATGGATCCTAGCCGAATGGAAGCTCAAATTTTGTGGTTTACTAAAGGCTATTTAGAATATCAAACACCAAATTTTTTGACTTCAGATCAAAAATTAGAAATGATCGAACTTTCTATGGAGATTTCTTCTGAGTTTCCTTTTTCTAATGACAATTGGCCTTCTGATATCACTTTTTCTTTGAATGGTATTGAGCTCGGAACATGGACAAGTCCAGGTGACTTTGCGGACATACGGGGCAAGTATACTCCAGATTGGTATCCTGATAATCTTAATCAATATGGCTTGCTAAAAACGATTCGCATCATGAATCATGGTACCTATATGGAAGGTGAGCCGCTTTCCGCTGTGAAATTATCTGATATTGATGAACGAACAGATACTTGGCAATTACGCATTGAGGTCAAAAATGATGCTGAAAATATTGGAGGTTGCACATTATTTGGTAAAGATTTTGGAAATTATAATCAAGATATCAAAGTAAAAATGTACTATAGTTAA
- the scrK gene encoding fructokinase ScrK: protein MTEKLLGSIEAGGTKFVCGVGNDELKIIERVSFPTTTPEETMALVIGFFKKYNLKAIGIGSFGPIDIHKGSPTYGHITSTPKLAWQDYDFVGAMKKEFDLPIAFTTDVNAAAYGEYVSGNGKGSSSCVYYTIGTGVGAGAIQDGHFIEGFSHPEMGHMIVKRHSDDKFKGSCPFHSDCLEGMAAGPAIEKRAGKKGQDLSEEDLIWDIEAYYIAQAAYNTTLMLAPDVIIFGGGVMKQRHMLVKVHREFEKLINGYVKTPPLKDYLVTPKLEDDPGTIGCLALAKKELENS from the coding sequence ATGACGGAAAAATTATTAGGTAGCATTGAAGCTGGCGGTACAAAATTTGTGTGTGGCGTCGGAAATGACGAGTTAAAAATTATTGAAAGAGTTAGTTTTCCCACCACTACGCCAGAAGAAACAATGGCTCTAGTGATTGGTTTTTTCAAAAAATACAACTTAAAAGCGATTGGCATTGGCTCTTTTGGACCAATCGATATCCATAAAGGTTCACCAACTTATGGACATATTACCTCGACACCTAAATTAGCTTGGCAGGATTATGATTTTGTTGGGGCGATGAAAAAAGAATTTGATCTTCCTATCGCATTTACAACAGATGTAAATGCTGCAGCTTACGGAGAATATGTTTCTGGAAATGGCAAGGGTTCTTCCAGCTGTGTTTATTATACGATTGGCACAGGTGTTGGTGCTGGTGCTATCCAAGATGGTCATTTTATTGAAGGGTTCAGTCATCCAGAAATGGGTCATATGATCGTAAAAAGACATTCAGATGACAAATTTAAGGGGAGTTGTCCATTTCATAGCGATTGCTTAGAAGGTATGGCAGCAGGTCCTGCGATTGAAAAAAGAGCTGGAAAAAAAGGGCAGGATCTATCAGAAGAAGATTTAATTTGGGATATCGAAGCATATTATATTGCACAAGCAGCTTATAATACCACGTTAATGCTTGCGCCAGATGTAATAATTTTTGGTGGGGGAGTAATGAAGCAACGCCACATGTTAGTTAAAGTCCATCGTGAATTTGAAAAGCTGATCAACGGTTACGTGAAAACACCACCATTAAAAGATTATCTTGTGACACCTAAGTTAGAGGATGATCCAGGAACGATTGGGTGTTTAGCATTAGCTAAAAAAGAACTGGAAAATTCATAA
- a CDS encoding aldose epimerase family protein → MKVLKISNQKFGENAILYSLTNDNGLTMNVTNLGARIVDLIVPVNGEKRNIVLGFDTAEEYLSKDMYFGATIGRVAGRIKDGSFSIDNHKYQLPVSPENGHTLHGGPESFEAKIWKAEIEEKSNQVSVIFSYMSPDGEHGFPGELKARVIYSLTNENEWIVDYQAETDQPTLYNPTNHVYFNLTGDVTQSVGEHELFVDADRFAVVDSDTTVTGELRSVDETPFDFKESKSMNQVFETRSEQNNLVNGLDHPFILNRTGFDQPQAIITAPKKDLSVEMYTDRPAVVIFTAQFGEMGPEVRGEKLVNHGGLTLETQVSPGAVEFDGFGDIILYPETIYQSRTIYKIN, encoded by the coding sequence ATGAAAGTATTGAAAATCAGTAATCAAAAATTTGGAGAAAATGCTATTTTGTATTCGCTTACGAACGACAATGGGTTGACAATGAATGTCACGAACCTAGGAGCTAGAATCGTTGATTTGATCGTGCCAGTTAACGGAGAAAAGCGGAATATTGTATTGGGATTTGACACTGCCGAGGAATATCTGTCTAAAGACATGTATTTTGGCGCAACGATTGGTCGTGTTGCTGGAAGAATCAAAGACGGTTCATTTTCAATTGATAATCACAAGTACCAATTACCAGTATCTCCTGAAAATGGTCATACCTTGCATGGAGGGCCGGAAAGTTTTGAGGCAAAAATCTGGAAAGCGGAAATAGAAGAAAAAAGTAATCAAGTTTCTGTTATATTTTCTTATATGAGTCCTGATGGAGAACATGGTTTTCCAGGAGAATTAAAAGCTCGTGTAATCTACTCCTTAACAAACGAAAATGAATGGATCGTTGACTATCAAGCTGAAACAGATCAACCAACGTTATATAACCCAACAAATCATGTTTATTTTAATTTGACAGGGGATGTCACACAATCAGTTGGTGAGCATGAATTATTTGTAGATGCTGACCGATTTGCAGTAGTCGACAGTGATACAACTGTTACAGGTGAATTACGCTCAGTTGATGAGACACCTTTTGATTTTAAAGAATCAAAGAGTATGAATCAAGTATTTGAGACACGTTCTGAGCAAAATAACTTGGTCAATGGTTTGGATCATCCATTTATATTAAATCGTACGGGTTTTGATCAGCCCCAAGCAATTATTACTGCACCCAAAAAAGATCTTTCTGTTGAGATGTATACTGATCGACCGGCAGTGGTTATTTTCACAGCACAATTTGGAGAAATGGGTCCAGAGGTTCGAGGGGAGAAATTAGTCAATCATGGTGGACTAACATTAGAAACGCAAGTCAGTCCAGGAGCTGTTGAATTCGATGGATTTGGCGATATTATTTTATATCCAGAGACAATTTATCAAAGTCGAACAATTTACAAAATCAATTGA
- a CDS encoding HAD-IC family P-type ATPase, translating into MIWYKMTPEQVLTALQSGSNGLDRTQRKEKQEEGSNTLSKEKEASKLQKFFHHFHDLLIYVLLVSAVLKGISGDFVDMAIILFVVIINAVIGYVQEAKATDSLESLSSMMSSDAVVLVDGEKETVKAESLVPGDIVYLSPGDIVPADLRVLEAYNLVIDEAILTGESTPVEKSTLKLDEEADLGDHTNMAYSGTLVNSGAGIGIVVQIGDQTEIGKINQHLKSVGSNETPLIKKIKQLNKQIFLFLMGLIIFLVLFSLFFRELSASELLSSMIALAVSAVPEGLPAVLSIILSVGVTRMARQHAIIKKMPAVETLGSMGVICSDKTGTLTKNEMEVVALVTSKETIDTTTNNAESDSIRQVEIDENLRKMAEIALYCNDTKITYKNGVREVIGNPTEGALLDWANHTALVEEEHDISKIPFDSSYKYMATLVEIQDKRYIYLKGAPDVLLNMVEYQLSDEKSERFNESYWQQKISQQATKGQRILAAAFKEVTKEQTTLAHEDLQNGMVLAGLFGIIDPPKKEAIEAVRISRKAGVSVKMITGDHKDTAVAIAKEIGLENYANALVGKDIEQLSDDELTKVVLTNDVYARTTPEHKLRLVHAIQKNGQIVGMTGDGVNDAPALKQADIGIAMGIKGTEVTKDAADMVLADDNFATITLAIKEGRRVYENLKKTIYFSLPTAFAQGLLVVVSLLLDRPLPLTSVQILWLNMVTTITLSFALGFEPLAKNGMDKPPRNPKENILDRYAVFRIVYVSLLLAALGFLVNGFLEGRNASEAVMQTTLITTIVFGQVFYMINCREIYKFSINKSILSNKVLWLSLLVLIILQALLTYTPIMHLALGTAAIGWPYIKLALLSGLVVFVVVELEKLITRNLKKN; encoded by the coding sequence ATGATATGGTATAAAATGACACCAGAACAAGTGCTAACAGCATTACAGTCTGGTTCAAATGGGCTCGATAGAACGCAAAGAAAAGAGAAACAAGAAGAAGGCAGTAACACTCTTTCAAAAGAAAAAGAAGCAAGTAAATTACAAAAGTTTTTTCATCATTTTCACGATTTATTGATTTATGTGCTGCTTGTATCGGCTGTATTAAAAGGCATCAGTGGTGATTTTGTTGATATGGCAATTATATTGTTTGTGGTGATCATAAATGCAGTTATTGGCTATGTTCAAGAAGCAAAAGCGACAGATTCTTTGGAAAGTCTTTCATCAATGATGAGCTCAGATGCAGTCGTTTTAGTAGATGGTGAAAAAGAAACTGTTAAAGCAGAATCTTTAGTTCCAGGAGATATTGTCTATTTAAGTCCAGGAGATATTGTTCCAGCAGACCTTAGAGTGCTCGAAGCTTACAATTTAGTAATCGATGAAGCCATTTTAACTGGTGAATCAACGCCTGTTGAGAAAAGTACGCTTAAACTTGATGAAGAAGCGGATCTGGGCGATCATACAAATATGGCGTATTCTGGTACATTGGTCAATAGTGGCGCAGGTATTGGGATCGTTGTACAAATCGGGGATCAAACCGAGATTGGTAAGATCAATCAGCATTTGAAAAGTGTGGGAAGTAATGAAACACCTTTGATCAAAAAAATAAAACAATTAAATAAACAAATTTTTCTGTTTTTAATGGGCTTGATCATCTTTCTAGTTTTGTTTAGTTTGTTTTTCCGAGAATTGTCTGCAAGTGAATTACTATCTTCTATGATTGCTTTAGCTGTTTCGGCTGTTCCAGAAGGATTGCCAGCTGTTTTGTCCATTATTTTGTCCGTCGGGGTAACACGAATGGCACGTCAGCATGCTATTATCAAGAAAATGCCAGCTGTTGAAACGTTGGGGAGTATGGGCGTGATTTGCTCGGATAAAACAGGAACTCTAACAAAAAATGAGATGGAAGTTGTAGCACTAGTCACGTCAAAAGAAACAATCGATACAACAACAAATAATGCAGAATCAGATTCTATTCGCCAAGTCGAAATAGATGAAAATTTAAGAAAAATGGCGGAAATTGCTTTGTATTGTAATGATACAAAAATCACATATAAAAATGGTGTACGAGAAGTGATCGGAAATCCTACAGAAGGTGCGTTACTTGATTGGGCAAATCATACAGCTCTTGTGGAAGAAGAACATGATATCAGCAAGATTCCTTTTGATTCATCTTATAAATACATGGCGACATTAGTCGAAATTCAAGATAAGCGTTATATTTATTTAAAAGGGGCACCAGATGTATTATTAAATATGGTTGAATATCAACTTTCAGATGAAAAATCAGAAAGGTTTAATGAATCTTATTGGCAACAAAAAATCAGCCAACAAGCAACTAAAGGTCAAAGGATTTTAGCTGCTGCATTTAAAGAAGTAACGAAAGAACAGACAACACTTGCGCATGAAGATTTGCAAAATGGGATGGTACTTGCAGGTTTATTTGGAATTATCGATCCGCCAAAAAAAGAAGCAATTGAAGCAGTTCGTATCAGTCGCAAAGCAGGTGTTTCAGTAAAAATGATTACTGGGGATCATAAGGATACTGCGGTAGCGATTGCCAAAGAAATTGGGCTTGAGAATTATGCAAATGCATTGGTAGGAAAAGATATTGAACAACTAAGTGATGATGAATTGACGAAAGTGGTCTTAACAAATGATGTTTATGCTAGAACGACACCAGAGCATAAACTGCGCTTAGTTCATGCAATCCAAAAAAATGGGCAAATCGTCGGAATGACTGGGGATGGTGTCAATGATGCACCAGCTCTTAAACAAGCGGATATTGGTATTGCTATGGGAATCAAAGGAACTGAAGTGACTAAAGACGCAGCGGATATGGTTTTGGCAGATGATAATTTTGCTACTATCACCTTAGCGATCAAAGAAGGTAGACGAGTTTACGAAAACTTGAAAAAAACAATTTATTTTTCTTTACCAACGGCATTTGCACAAGGGTTATTAGTGGTAGTTTCCTTATTGTTAGATAGACCGTTACCTTTAACTTCTGTACAAATTTTGTGGCTGAATATGGTGACGACAATTACATTGTCATTTGCTTTAGGGTTTGAACCGTTAGCAAAAAATGGAATGGATAAACCACCTCGTAATCCTAAGGAAAATATTTTAGATCGATATGCTGTTTTCCGTATCGTCTATGTGTCACTCTTATTAGCAGCCTTAGGTTTTTTAGTTAATGGATTTTTAGAAGGGCGCAATGCTTCTGAAGCTGTTATGCAAACGACATTGATAACAACCATCGTGTTTGGTCAAGTTTTTTATATGATCAATTGTCGGGAAATTTATAAGTTTTCGATCAATAAAAGTATCCTCTCAAATAAAGTATTATGGTTATCTCTGCTCGTTTTAATTATTTTACAAGCATTGTTGACTTACACGCCGATCATGCACCTAGCATTAGGGACAGCAGCTATAGGTTGGCCATATATCAAATTAGCATTACTTTCAGGGCTTGTTGTGTTTGTAGTAGTAGAACTTGAAAAACTAATTACTCGAAACCTGAAAAAAAATTAA
- a CDS encoding type B 50S ribosomal protein L31: MKQDIHPEYHPVIFMDSTTGFKFLSGSTKHSDETVEWEDGNTYPVIRVEVTSDSHPFYTGRQKFTQADGRVDRFNKKYGIKDANANPEA, encoded by the coding sequence ATGAAACAAGATATCCATCCAGAATATCACCCAGTTATTTTTATGGACTCAACAACTGGTTTTAAATTCTTGTCAGGTTCTACTAAGCACTCTGACGAAACAGTTGAATGGGAAGACGGAAACACTTATCCTGTGATTCGTGTCGAAGTTACATCTGACTCTCATCCATTTTACACTGGACGTCAAAAATTTACACAAGCAGACGGACGTGTGGACCGTTTCAACAAAAAGTATGGTATCAAAGATGCCAACGCCAACCCAGAAGCTTAA